From Bacteroidales bacterium, a single genomic window includes:
- a CDS encoding type I restriction enzyme HsdR N-terminal domain-containing protein, which produces MKLNLPEYDFLLKEENGKTFIWDSLRNRFVTLTPEEEVRQRFVATLTTQKGYPAGRMGNEISLIQNNIKRRCDTVVYNKFGSPCAIIEYKAPNIEITQEVFNQITRYNSVLKVDYIIVSNGIRSYCCKIDYTNNRYTFMKDIPNYNEIDNCI; this is translated from the coding sequence ATGAAGTTGAATTTACCTGAATATGATTTTTTATTAAAAGAGGAAAATGGGAAAACTTTTATATGGGATTCTCTACGCAATAGATTTGTAACTCTTACTCCCGAAGAAGAGGTACGACAAAGATTTGTTGCTACTTTAACTACTCAAAAGGGTTATCCTGCCGGTAGAATGGGAAATGAAATATCTCTAATACAAAACAACATAAAACGCAGATGCGATACTGTTGTATATAACAAATTTGGTTCTCCTTGTGCAATAATAGAGTATAAAGCTCCAAATATTGAAATAACTCAAGAGGTATTTAATCAGATTACAAGATACAACTCTGTTTTAAAAGTTGATTATATTATTGTTTCAAATGGAATAAGAAGTTATTGTTGCAAAATTGACTACACAAATAATAGATATACATTTATGAAGGATATTCCCAACTATAACGAAATTGATAATTGTATATAG
- a CDS encoding Nif3-like dinuclear metal center hexameric protein, with amino-acid sequence MKISEIISAIEELAPISLKEEYDNPGMQVGDSSINATGALLCVDVTEDVVDEAIECGINLIISHHPILFKGLKSVTGKNYIERVVIKAIKHNIAIYSAHTNLDNAYGGVNYRIAQNLNLSNVRVLSPLKNQLLKLIVFVPEVAVEDVRSAMLASGAGKIGDYDMCSYNMSGYGTFRACEGANPYCGEIGSLHKENEVRVEVILPVYLKNKVVDAMLKVHPYQEPAYDIIKLENENNYAGSGVIGELSEDVTTEDFLKRIKKVFNVESIKYSSVVKEKIKRVALCGGSGAFLINDAIRANADVFITGEIGYHNFFTAENKILLVEAGHYETEQCIKDIFCDIITKKFPNFAVQYANVRINPINYL; translated from the coding sequence ATGAAGATATCAGAGATAATATCAGCGATTGAAGAACTTGCTCCAATATCCCTAAAAGAAGAGTATGATAATCCAGGTATGCAAGTAGGGGATAGTAGCATTAATGCAACAGGAGCATTGTTGTGTGTAGATGTTACAGAAGATGTTGTAGATGAGGCGATAGAGTGTGGTATAAATTTGATTATATCGCATCATCCAATCTTGTTTAAAGGACTAAAATCGGTTACAGGAAAGAATTATATTGAGCGAGTAGTTATAAAGGCAATAAAGCATAATATTGCAATATATTCTGCTCATACTAATTTAGATAATGCATATGGAGGGGTAAATTATAGAATTGCTCAGAATTTAAATCTTTCAAATGTAAGAGTGTTATCTCCGTTGAAGAATCAACTTCTAAAACTTATTGTATTTGTGCCAGAAGTTGCCGTAGAAGATGTTCGTTCAGCAATGTTAGCTTCAGGAGCAGGTAAGATAGGAGATTATGATATGTGTAGTTACAATATGAGTGGTTACGGAACATTTAGAGCATGTGAAGGAGCAAACCCATATTGTGGTGAAATAGGATCACTCCATAAAGAAAATGAGGTGAGGGTAGAGGTTATATTACCTGTATACCTTAAAAATAAGGTGGTAGATGCTATGCTTAAAGTTCATCCTTATCAAGAACCTGCTTATGATATAATTAAATTGGAGAATGAGAATAATTATGCAGGAAGCGGTGTAATAGGAGAGTTAAGTGAAGATGTGACAACAGAAGATTTTCTAAAAAGAATAAAAAAAGTTTTTAATGTAGAATCAATAAAATACTCTTCTGTTGTAAAAGAAAAAATTAAAAGAGTAGCATTGTGTGGAGGTTCAGGAGCATTTCTTATTAATGATGCAATAAGGGCAAATGCAGATGTATTTATTACTGGAGAAATAGGTTATCATAACTTTTTTACCGCAGAAAATAAGATTCTTTTAGTTGAAGCAGGACATTATGAGACAGAACAATGCATAAAAGATATTTTTTGTGATATAATTACAAAAAAATTTCCTAATTTTGCAGTTCAATATGCAAATGTTAGAATTAACCCGATAAATTATTTATAA
- the holA gene encoding DNA polymerase III subunit delta, with amino-acid sequence MAQANDKYLQIISNIKKGELKPVYLLMGDESYYIDSITDAIIENALDESERDFNQTILYGLDAEISSLINTAKRYPMMSSRQLVVLKEAQMFDDIDDIIMYVEHYQPSTVFVINYKGGVLKNKKLITAIEKIGAVYEFKKLYENQIPKFITDYLQNYSLKIEPKAVSMLSDYIGNDLSRIAGELDKLRIVIGDSKEITAHLVENNIGISKDYNNFEFLAALVRKDIYKVNKIINYFESNPKNNSIIPTIRMMFNFFSNLLLLYYAPDKSDAGLLKELNLKTTFQLKEYNTAKINYNVFKCVDIIALLREYDAKSKGVGISSSTTDASLLRELSYKIMH; translated from the coding sequence ATGGCACAAGCGAACGATAAATATCTGCAAATAATCTCTAATATCAAAAAAGGCGAATTAAAACCTGTGTATCTGCTGATGGGTGATGAATCATATTACATTGATTCAATAACAGATGCTATAATAGAGAATGCACTTGATGAATCAGAAAGAGATTTCAATCAAACAATATTGTATGGACTAGATGCAGAGATTTCATCGCTTATTAATACAGCAAAGCGTTATCCTATGATGTCGAGTCGTCAATTAGTTGTACTTAAAGAGGCTCAGATGTTCGATGATATAGACGATATAATAATGTATGTAGAGCATTATCAGCCAAGCACTGTATTTGTAATCAATTATAAAGGTGGAGTTTTAAAGAATAAGAAACTTATTACTGCTATTGAGAAGATAGGTGCTGTATATGAATTTAAAAAGTTGTATGAGAATCAAATACCTAAATTTATTACAGATTACTTACAGAACTATTCTTTAAAAATTGAACCCAAGGCAGTTTCAATGCTGTCTGATTATATCGGAAATGATTTAAGTAGAATTGCCGGAGAGTTAGATAAACTGCGAATAGTAATAGGCGATAGTAAAGAGATAACCGCCCATCTTGTAGAGAATAATATAGGAATAAGCAAAGACTATAATAATTTTGAATTTCTTGCAGCACTCGTAAGGAAAGATATATATAAGGTAAATAAAATTATAAACTATTTTGAAAGCAATCCTAAAAACAACTCAATAATACCAACAATAAGGATGATGTTTAACTTCTTCTCAAACTTGTTGTTGTTGTATTATGCGCCAGATAAAAGTGATGCAGGGTTGCTTAAAGAGTTGAATCTTAAAACGACATTCCAACTCAAAGAATATAATACTGCAAAAATTAATTATAATGTTTTTAAGTGTGTTGATATTATTGCACTCTTAAGAGAGTATGATGCAAAATCAAAAGGAGTGGGAATATCCTCCTCTACAACTGATGCCTCATTATTGAGGGAGTTGTCATATAAAATTATGCATTAG